A stretch of the Gavia stellata isolate bGavSte3 chromosome 11, bGavSte3.hap2, whole genome shotgun sequence genome encodes the following:
- the TNK2 gene encoding activated CDC42 kinase 1 isoform X3, translating to MQVEEGTDWLLELLTELQLQQYFLRIRDELNVTRLSHFEYVKNEDLEKIGMGRPGQRRLWEAVKRRKAMCKRKSWMSKVFSGKRPESELPPQPQSTFRKPPTPPPPEAGGQHSLTCLVRERDLSLFEKLGDGSFGVVRRGEWCTPAGKTLNVAVKCLKTDVLSQPEALDDFIREVNAMHSLDHRNLIRLYGVVLSHPMKMVTELAPLGSLLDRLRKNQGHFLISTLCQYAIQVAKGMAYLESKRFIHRDLAARNILLASNELVKIGDFGLMRALPKNDDHYVMQEHRKVPFAWCAPESLKTRTFSHASDTWMFGVTLWEMFTYGQEPWIGLNGSQILHKIDKEGERLPRPEDCPQDIYNVMLQCWAHKPEDRPTFVALRDFLVEAQPTDMRALQDFEEPDKLHIQMNDIITVIEGRAENYWWRGQNKRTLKVGQFPRNTVTSVAGLSAHDISQPLKNSFIHTGHGDTNPQHCWGFPDKIDELYLGNPMDPPDVLGVDPSAARPTQLPGRAKRQPPPRPPQPTILLTKPCYDPVSEEEEGLPAGLRKLCLKKPGAGKGLRPVKPSARVPGTKVGEWHPGRPSSEGLAGSEVTLIDFGEEVTQGSPSPVGELTAPSLAKLAMEAFSLLDKTPPQSPTRALPRPLHPTPVVDWDARPLPPPPAYDDVAQDEDDFEVCSITSPPSRRGKTNYGFVDEGERGPALEDDLFLPPKETKQPSLTQTTELFEELQQECMKRLNVPLGPAAPADDKPQIPPRVPIPPRPLRRNEPGRWSGDLSPASGGEEDRPPQIPPRDPLSQPTSRTPSPMALQVGSPQQRTALCSCLSTSPGKPMPTTQSFALDPKYATPKVIQAQGKDCSKGPCILPIVKDGQKVSSTHYYLLPERPAYLDKYEKFFKEAKSPEEVPASRLVTTATVRPMVQQPPPDCKANFSSNNSNPGPKCLVKASCSLQKIVYDGPDGYRLADKIRLVQDTVHGVTTEECQAALQNHGWSVQRAIQYLKVEQLFCLGLKTRVECHRVLEMFDWNLAQASSHLLDPYSTARQKR from the exons ATGCAGGTGGAGGAAGGCACAGactggctgctggagctgctcactgagctgcagctgcagcagtacTTCCTGCGCATCCGGGACGAGCTCAACGTCACCCGCCTCTCCCACTTCGAGTACGTCAAAAATGAGGATCTGGAGAAGATTGGCATGGGACGCCCCG GCCAGCGGCGGCTGTGGGAGGCAGTGAAGCGGAGGAAAGCCATGTGCAAGCGGAAATCCTGGATGAGTAAG GTGTTCAGCGGGAAGCGCCCCGAGTCAGAgctgccaccccagccccagagcaCCTTCCGCAAGCCCCCCACGCCGCCGCCCCCTGAAGCCGGGGGCCAGCACTCCCTCACCTGCCTCGTGCGGGAACGGGATCTCTCGCTCTTCGAGAAGCTGGGCGATGGCTCCTTCGGCGTTGTGCGTCGCGGCGAGTGGTGCACGCCTGCTGGCAAGACG CTGAATGTGGCAGTGAAGTGCCTCAAGACAGATGTGCTGAGCCAGCCAGAGGCACTGGACGACTTCATCCGGGAGGTGAACGCCATGCACTCCCTGGACCACAGGAACCTCATCCGCCTTTACGGCGTGGTGCTCTCTCACCCCATGAAGATG GTGACAGAGCTGGCCCCACTGGGCTCCCTCCTGGACCGCCTGCGGAAGAACCAGGGCCATTTCCTCATCTCCACCCTCTGCCAGTACGCCATCCAGGTGGCCAAGGGCATGGCCTACCTGGAGTCCAAGCGCTTCATCCACCGTGACCTGGCTGCCCGCAACATCCTGCTGGCCTCCAATGAGCTGGTCAAGATCGGGGACTTTGGGCTGATGCGGGCCCTGCCCAAAAATGACGACCACTACGTGATGCAGGAACATCGCAAGGTCCCCTTTGCCTG GTGTGCTCCCGAGAGCTTGAAGACGCGCACCTTCTCCCATGCCAGTGACACCTGGATGTTTGGGGTGACCCTCTGGGAGATGTTCACCTACGGGCAGGAGCCCTGGATCGGCCTCAATGGCAGCCAG ATCCTGCACAAGATCGACAAGGAGGGTGAGCGGCTGCCGCGGCCTGAGGACTGTCCCCAGGACATCTACAACGTCATGCTGCAGTGCTGGGCACACAAGCCTGAGGACCGACCCACCTTCGTGGCCTTGCGGGACTTCTTGGTGGAG GCCCAGCCTACTGACATGAGGGCGCTGCAGGACTTCGAGGAGCCTGACAAGCTGCACATCCAGATGAACGACATCATCACAGTCATCGAGGGCAG GGCTGAGAATTACTGGTGGCGGGGTCAGAATAAGCGGACCCTAAAAGTGGGCCAGTTCCCCCGAAACACGGTGACCTCGGTTGCAGGGCTGTCAGCCCACGACATCAGCCAGCCGCTTAAAAACAGCTTCATCCACACAGGCCATGGAGACACCAACCCGCAGCACTGCTGGGGGTTTCCCGATAAAATTGATGA gCTGTACCTGGGAAATCCCATGGACCCTCCTGACGTTTTAGGTGTGGATCCGAGTGCTGCCAGACCCACCCAGCTTCCAGGCAGGGCTAAAA GGCAGCCGCCTCCACGCCCGCCTCAGCCTACCATCCTGCTCACCA AGCCCTGCTACGACCCGgtcagtgaggaggaggagggtctGCCAGCAGGTCTCCGGAAGCTCTGCCTGAAGAAGCCAGGTGCAGGGAAGGGTTTGCGACCGGTCAAGCCGTCGGCACGGGTACCAGGCACCAAGGTGGGCGAGTGGCACCCCGGCCGGCCATCAAGCGAGGGGCTGGCGGGCAGCGAGGTGACCCTCATCGATTTCGGGGAGGAGGTGACCCAAGGTAGCCCCTCGCCAGTGGGGGAGCTGACAGCCCCATCGCTGGCCAAGCTGGCCATGGAGGCCTTCTCCTTGCTGGACAAGACCCCACCACAGAGCCCCACACGGGCTCTACCCCGGCCCCTCCACCCTACGCCGGTGGTGGACTGGGACGCCCGCCCCTTGCCCCCACCACCCGCCTATGACGACGTGGCGCAGGACGAGGATGACTTCGAGGTCTGCTCCATCACCAGTCCCCCGAGCCGGCGGGGCAAGACTAACTACGGCTTTGTGGATGAGGGCGAGCGGGGGCCAGCGCTGGAGGATGACCTCTTCCTGCCCCCCAAGGAGACCAAGCAGCCCAGCCTGACACAGACCACCGAGCTCTttgaggagctgcagcaggagtgCATGAAGAGGCTCAACGTCCCCCTGGGACCGGCTGCCCCCGCTGATGACAAGCCCCAAatccccccccgtgtccccattCCGCCCCGGCCCCTACGCCGCAACGAGCCTGGGCGCTGGTCTGGGGACCTTTCCCCAGCTTCAGGGGGCGAGGAAGACCGGCCGCCCCAGATTCCCCCCCGGGACCCACTGTCGCAGCCCACCTCCCGGACACCCAGCCCCATGGCCCTCCAGGTGGGCTCCCCCCAGCAACGCACcgccctctgctcctgcctctctACATCGCCGGGGAAGCCCATGCCCACCACGCAGAGCTTCGCCCTCGACCCCAAGTACGCCACGCCCAAGGTCATCCAGGCGCAGGGCAAGGACTGCTCCAAGGGACCCTGTATCCTGCCCATCGTGAAGGACGGGCAGAAGGTCAGCAGCACTCACTACTACCTGCTGCCTGAGCGCCCTGCCTACCTCGACAAGTATGAGAAGTTTTTCAAGGAGGCCAAAAGCCCTGAGGAGGTGCCAGCATCCCGCCTGGTCACCACAGCCACTGTCCGTCCCATGGTGCAGCAGCCACCGCCAGACTGCAAGGCCAACTTCTCTTCCAACAACAGCAACCCTGGGCCCAAGTGCTTGGTGAAAGCCTCCTGCAGCCTCCAGAAGATTGTCTACGATGGCCCAGATGGCTACCGCCTTGCCGACAAGATCCGACTG GTGCAGGACACAGTGCACGGCGTGACCACCGAGGAgtgccaggcagccctgcagaacCACGGCTGGAGCGTCCAACGGGCCATCCAGTACCTGAAG GTGGAGCAGCTCTTCTGCCTGGGGCTGAAGACCCGCGTCGAGTGCCACCGGGTGCTGGAGATGTTCGACTGGAACCTGGCCCAGGCCAGCTCCCACCTCCTCGATCCCTACAGCACCGCCCGCCAGAA GCGGTGA